The genomic DNA CCGCCGTGCGCCCCACCGTGCCCTCGCCTCCGGCGGAGTCTCGGTCCATTCGAGGCACGGTGCGGAACGCTCGGGGACCTGTCTCGGGCGCGGTGGTGCTCGCTTCCCAGGCCATGGCGGGCGAGCCCTTGTCGGAGCGGGTCTGCGCGGATGACTTGATGCATGTTCCCGACGGTTCCCTCATCGAGTGTTCCTCCTCGGAGCGGATGCTCGAACTCGTGACTCAGCGGGAGGGAGAGGTTCCCGTTCTCGCCCGGGGCACGTCCTTGGCGGACGGTTCCTTCTCCTTGGAGGGATTGTCGGAGGGGGCCTACACGCTCTGGGTGGAGAGCCCCGAAGGCGTGGGACTGCGGCGGGATGTGGTCGCGGGGCAGGATGGGGTGGACTTGATGCTCGGCGGAGGTTCCCGGTTGTCGGGACGCGTCACCGACGCGCGTCGGGAGCCCTTGGCCGGAGTGCTCGTCACCGCCGTCTTCACCGGTCACAGCCGCTTCTTCGAGGCCCTCACGGACGCGCGGGGCCGCTACGACCTGGGACCACTGCCCCGAGGCGACTACTTCGTGGCCGCCTCCCATCAGGGCCTGATGCCCGAGTCCACGACCCTCCGGCTCCATCTTCCCGATGTGGAGCAGGCGTTCTCCCTGTACTCGCCGATGCGGGTCTCGGGCCATGTGATGTCCAAGACGGGCGAGCCCGTCGTCGGGACGGAAGTCCGGCTCGACAAGCCCGAGCGCACGGTGCGCACGGATGAGCGGGGCCGCTTCTCCTTCGACGGGCTGTCCGTCCACCAGACCTATGCTCTCACCGCGACCCAGGAGGGGTTCATGGCTCGCGAGGAGATCTCCTTCGCCATGTCGGGACAGGACCTGGCCACGGTGCCGCCCGACGTGACGGGGATCGAGCTGTGGTTGGGGGAGCCCTTCGCCGAGGTGGCGGGTTGGGTCCGTGACGAACAGGGGCAGCCGGTCGCGAACGCCGTCGTCTCGCTTCATTCTGGGCGCGGGTGTGTGTCGAAGCACTTTCAAGTGAATGCGGACGCTCGGGGCCAGTATCACCTCGGGCCGTTGCCTTCGCGGAAGTACTCCTTCCGCGTCTCCTCTCCGGAGGGCCGCCTGGCCCACTCGTCGTCGCGAGAACTCTCCGAGGGACGAAACACCGTGGACTTCACCCTCCAGCGCCGCCTCCTCGCCGAGGGTACCCTGGTGGACGAGCGGGGCCTTCCGGTCGCGGGTGAAAGCGTGTCGCTCTTCGAGACCTCGAACGAGCAGTGGATCACCACCGAGACGTCTGGACCAGATGGGCGCTTTTCCCTGGACGCGAGTCGGCGGCTCGAGCCCTGTATCGATCCAACCGTGTGCGTTCCCCAGGAGGAACGCCCACCGGGTTCCTACCTGCTCGTGGTGGGCTCGGGCTGGAGCGAGGGCCATCGGGAGCGGGACCATTCCGAGCAGGTGAGGGTTCCTTCGTCGGAGCTGCGTCTACGGGTCGCGCGTCCGCCCACCGTGGAGGGCGAGGTGGTGGACGAGACGGGCCAACCCGTGCCCCGGGCGGATGTGGGCCTCTGGTCCGTGGATGCTCCGGGGCGTGAGGTGGAATTCGCGAGCGGTCGAACGGACTCACGGGGACGGTTCTCGCTCGTGGCGCCCCACCCGGGTCGCTACCGGCTCTCCGCGGCACTGCAGCACGCCTCCTATTCGCAACTCGCCACCCAGGAAGTGGAGCTCGATGCGGCGGGAGCCCAGGCGCGGCTGCGCTTCGAGGCGGGGCATCCCCTCGGCGGCATCGTGGTGGACAGGACAGGGGCTCCCGTTGAAGGGGCCACCGTCGCGTTCCACTCCCAACTGTGGTCGATCGTGCACCTGGAAGACACCCACGCGGAGGCCACGACCGGGCCCGATGGGCGCTTCGCCTTCTCCTATGTCTCGGGAGAGGCGGGCGCGCTGTCGGTGCGCAAGGAGGGCTACCAGATGGCCGAGCCCTGGCGAGAGGACGCGCCGGAGCAGATGCGCCTGGATCCGTCAGCGCGGGAAGTGCGCGTCGTCCTCGCACGAACGGCGAGGCTTCGTGCCCGGTTCGTCCGCGCGGATGGCTCGCCCATTCCCCGCTTCACCGTGAATGGCGAGGAGATGGATGACGAGGAGGGGCGCTTTGAATGGCCCATCCTGCGGACGGGGCCCCTCGCCCTGGAGCTCTCCGTCGACGGAGAGTTGATTCCCGGCGCCGCTCCCGTGCGGCGAACCCTGTCCGTGCGGCAGGAGGTGGACCAGGACGTGGGGACGATCACCTTGCGTCGGTGAACGTCCGGAGGGCACGTCCCGCGTCACACCCGAAGGCGCTCGCGGTTCCAGGGGTGGGGTTCTTTCTCCTCGCGCCGCTCCGGGGTCTCCGGAGGGTGGCCGCCTCGCTGGCGCAGCCACTTCTCCAGCCCCACCACCGGCAGCACCACCGCCCCCACGAGGATGGACAGGCCCATGGCCCCCGGGCTCAGCGGCGCGGTGCCGAACACCCGCTGCATGAAGGGCACGTACATGAAGGCCGCCTGCAACAGCACCAACACGCCAATACCCACGAACACCGTGGGGTTGCTGAACAGGCCCACCTTCCTCAGCGATCCGGTGAGCGTGCGGCACATCAGCATATAGAAGATCTGGAAGCTGATGACGGTGTTGACGGCCATCGTCTGCGCCTCGACCAATGCCAGCTCGTGACCCGCCCGTGGCCGTTCATGGGTGTATTCCCACAGGAAGAGGCCGATGGCGCCCGCGGTCATCAACAGCGCCACCAGGCCCGTGCGCATCACCACGAAATGGCTGAGCACCGGCTCATCTGGATTCCGGGGGGCTCTGCGCATCACGTCCACCTCCCGCGCCTCGAAGGCCAGGGGCAGCGCGAGCGACACCGTGGCCACCAGGTTGATCCAGAGCAACTGCGTGGGGCGCATGGCCATCAGCGGAACCAGTGCTCCGTCGATCTGCTGGATGGGGAAGAGGGCCACGCCGACCAGCAGGATGAGCGCCAGGCCCAGGTTGGTGGGCAGCACGAAGGCCAGTGACTTGATGAGGTTGTCGTAGACGCGCCGTCCCTCCTCCACCGCCGCGGCGATGGAGGCGAAGTTGTCGTCCGCCAGCACGATGTCCGCCGCTTCCTTGGACACCGCCGTGCCGGTGATGCCCATGGCCACGCCGATGTTGGCCTGCTTGAGGGCGGGTGCGTCATTCACCCCGTCCCCCGTCATGGCCACCACGTGCTGCTTGCCCTGGAGCGCTCGCACCAGCCGCAGCTTGTGCTCGGGCGCCACCCGCGCGAAGACGTTCGTGCGCACGGCCGCCTCTTCCAACCGCGCGTCATCCATGGCCGCGAGCTGCGATCCGGTGATGCCCCGGGTGTCTGGCTTCTGCAATCCCAGTTGCATGCCAATGGCCTCCGCCGTCGCGAGGTGGTCGCCGGTGATCATCTTCACGGTGATGCCGGCGTCGTGGCACGCCTTCACCGCGGCGATGGCCTCCTCGCGAGGCGGATCGATCATCCCCTCCAGGCCCAGGAGCCGCAGCCCCCCGGAGACGTCCTCCAGACGCAGGCCATCGTGCGAGGCGGGCACGTTCCGGGCCGCCATGGCCAGCACCCGCATTCCCCGTGCCGCCATGTGCTCCACCTCCGCGAGCACGGCCTCGGGGGAGAGGCCGTCGCCCAGGTCGCAGCGGCGGAGGACGACCTCGGGCGCGCCCTTGACGAGGATGCGCCGGCCGTCGCCGCCGTTCTCGTGCAGGGTGGCCATGAACTGGTTCTCCGACTCGAAGGGGATGGCATCCAGGCGGCTGTGCCGGGAGCGCTTCTCCTCCTCGTTGACGCCCGCCTTCCTCGCCGCCACCAGCAGCGCGCCCTCGGTGGGGTCTCCCGTCAGCTCCCACCTGCCGTCCCGTTGCTGGAGCGCCGCGTCGTTGCAGAGCGCGCCGGCCCGCAGCAACTCGCACACGTCGTCGGTGGGAGGCCCCTCCAGGGGCTGGTCGTCCCGCCGCAGCTCGCCCTGGGGCGCGTAACCCACGCCCGTGAGGGTATAGCGCCCCTCGGACGTCCACAGCGCCTTCACCGTCATCTCGTTGCGCGTGAGGGTGCCCGTCTTGTCCGAGCAGATGACGGTGGTGCTGCCCAGCGTCTCCACCGCGGGCAGCTTGCGGATGACGGCGCGCCGGGCCGCCATGCGCTGCACGCCAATGGCCAGGGCGATGGTGACGATGGCGGGAAGCCCCTCGGGAATCGCCGCCACCGCCAGCGTCAGCGCCACGACGACGGCCTCGCTCACCTCGTAGCCCCGCCACAGGCCGACACCGAGCAGCACCGCGGAAACCACCAGGATCGCGAGGGTGATGTACTTGCCGATGACGGCCAGCGCCTTCGTCAGGGGCGTCTGGAGGTCCGTGGCCTCGTGGAGCAGCGTGGAGATGCGGCCCAGCTCGGTGTGCTGGCCGGTGGCCACCACCGCCGCGCTGGCCGCGCCGGACGTCACCAGCGTGCCGCCGAAGACGAGGCTCGCGCGGTCCCCCAATTCGGTGTCTTCGGCCACGGGCGTCACGTCCTTGCGCGCGGGCACGGACTCGCCGGTGAGCGCGGCCTCCTCCACGGAGAGGTTGCGCGCGGAGAGCAGCCGCATGTCCGCGGGCACCTTGTCTCCCGATGCCACCTGCACCACGTCGCCGGGCACCAGTTGCTCCGCGGGCACCGACAGCTTGCGGCCTTCGCGCACCACGGTGGTGTTCTCCGGCACCATCTGGTTGAGCGCCTCGATGGCCTTGCCCGCGCGGTACTCCTGGATGAAGCCGATGATCGTGTTGAGCACCACCACCGCCGCCACCACCAGCCCGTCCGTTACCTTCCCCAGGAGGATGGCCAGCACCGCCGAGGCGATGAGCACCC from Melittangium boletus DSM 14713 includes the following:
- a CDS encoding carboxypeptidase-like regulatory domain-containing protein, with amino-acid sequence MRHRGWVGAVLVGGLLMAGVVAWLFTGFPHDSQANAPPPRPVSSSGPAAVRPTVPSPPAESRSIRGTVRNARGPVSGAVVLASQAMAGEPLSERVCADDLMHVPDGSLIECSSSERMLELVTQREGEVPVLARGTSLADGSFSLEGLSEGAYTLWVESPEGVGLRRDVVAGQDGVDLMLGGGSRLSGRVTDARREPLAGVLVTAVFTGHSRFFEALTDARGRYDLGPLPRGDYFVAASHQGLMPESTTLRLHLPDVEQAFSLYSPMRVSGHVMSKTGEPVVGTEVRLDKPERTVRTDERGRFSFDGLSVHQTYALTATQEGFMAREEISFAMSGQDLATVPPDVTGIELWLGEPFAEVAGWVRDEQGQPVANAVVSLHSGRGCVSKHFQVNADARGQYHLGPLPSRKYSFRVSSPEGRLAHSSSRELSEGRNTVDFTLQRRLLAEGTLVDERGLPVAGESVSLFETSNEQWITTETSGPDGRFSLDASRRLEPCIDPTVCVPQEERPPGSYLLVVGSGWSEGHRERDHSEQVRVPSSELRLRVARPPTVEGEVVDETGQPVPRADVGLWSVDAPGREVEFASGRTDSRGRFSLVAPHPGRYRLSAALQHASYSQLATQEVELDAAGAQARLRFEAGHPLGGIVVDRTGAPVEGATVAFHSQLWSIVHLEDTHAEATTGPDGRFAFSYVSGEAGALSVRKEGYQMAEPWREDAPEQMRLDPSAREVRVVLARTARLRARFVRADGSPIPRFTVNGEEMDDEEGRFEWPILRTGPLALELSVDGELIPGAAPVRRTLSVRQEVDQDVGTITLRR
- a CDS encoding cation-translocating P-type ATPase, whose translation is MNDQPLGRTPTSPWHALPPDKVLESLESREEGLTNEQARERLERYGPNVLRRQKSDGPLVLLWRQINSPFIWVLIASAVLAILLGKVTDGLVVAAVVVLNTIIGFIQEYRAGKAIEALNQMVPENTTVVREGRKLSVPAEQLVPGDVVQVASGDKVPADMRLLSARNLSVEEAALTGESVPARKDVTPVAEDTELGDRASLVFGGTLVTSGAASAAVVATGQHTELGRISTLLHEATDLQTPLTKALAVIGKYITLAILVVSAVLLGVGLWRGYEVSEAVVVALTLAVAAIPEGLPAIVTIALAIGVQRMAARRAVIRKLPAVETLGSTTVICSDKTGTLTRNEMTVKALWTSEGRYTLTGVGYAPQGELRRDDQPLEGPPTDDVCELLRAGALCNDAALQQRDGRWELTGDPTEGALLVAARKAGVNEEEKRSRHSRLDAIPFESENQFMATLHENGGDGRRILVKGAPEVVLRRCDLGDGLSPEAVLAEVEHMAARGMRVLAMAARNVPASHDGLRLEDVSGGLRLLGLEGMIDPPREEAIAAVKACHDAGITVKMITGDHLATAEAIGMQLGLQKPDTRGITGSQLAAMDDARLEEAAVRTNVFARVAPEHKLRLVRALQGKQHVVAMTGDGVNDAPALKQANIGVAMGITGTAVSKEAADIVLADDNFASIAAAVEEGRRVYDNLIKSLAFVLPTNLGLALILLVGVALFPIQQIDGALVPLMAMRPTQLLWINLVATVSLALPLAFEAREVDVMRRAPRNPDEPVLSHFVVMRTGLVALLMTAGAIGLFLWEYTHERPRAGHELALVEAQTMAVNTVISFQIFYMLMCRTLTGSLRKVGLFSNPTVFVGIGVLVLLQAAFMYVPFMQRVFGTAPLSPGAMGLSILVGAVVLPVVGLEKWLRQRGGHPPETPERREEKEPHPWNRERLRV